In Quercus robur chromosome 10, dhQueRobu3.1, whole genome shotgun sequence, a genomic segment contains:
- the LOC126702137 gene encoding (+)-cis,trans-nepetalactol synthase NEPS1-like yields MAESVLCKKKLEGKVVIVTGGASGIGETTAHLFASHGARMVVIADIQDELAQSVVESIGLNLASYIHCDVTDEEQVKAMVEWTVQNYGKLDIMFSNAGIFSRSNQTILDLDFSAFDHLFATNVRGMAACVKHAANAMVKGHVRGSIVCTASVAASCGDKKHIDYFMSKHAVLGLVRSASQQLGEHGIRVNCVSPYVVATPMACHALGMDAEQVGKLYEDQLVFKGVVLKAKHVADAVLFLASDDSECVTGHNLVVDGGVLAK; encoded by the coding sequence ATGGCTGAATCAGTGTTGTGCAAGAAGAAACTAGAGGGCAAGGTGGTCATAGTAACCGGTGGCGCAAGTGGCATTGGAGAGACAACCGCACATCTTTTTGCTAGTCATGGTGCACGTATGGTGGTGATCGCTGATATTCAAGATGAATTAGCCCAAAGTGTTGTTGAATCCATTGGCTTGAACCTTGCTAGCTACATCCATTGTGATGTTACAGATGAAGAGCAAGTCAAAGCCATGGTGGAATGGACGGTCCAAAAttatgggaaactagacattatGTTCAGTAATGCTGGAATTTTCAGTAGGTCTAATCAGACCATTCTTGATCTGGATTTTTCAGCCTTTGATCACCTATTTGCAACCAATGTTCGTGGCATGGCAGCTTGTGTAAAGCATGCAGCAAATGCTATGGTCAAAGGGCACGTTAGGGGAAGCATTGTGTGCACTGCTAGTGTAGCTGCTAGTTGTGGTGACAAGAAGCACATTGATTATTTCATGTCAAAGCACGCAGTGCTTGGGCTGGTTCGATCGGCTAGCCAACAGCTTGGGGAGCATGGGATCAGAGTGAACTGTGTATCACCTTATGTGGTTGCTACACCAATGGCATGCCATGCGCTTGGGATGGATGCTGAGCAAGTGGGAAAACTCTACGAGGACCAGTTAGTATTTAAAGGGGTTGTATTGAAAGCAAAACATGTGGCCGATGCAGTGTTGTTTCTTGCATCTGATGATTCTGAGTGTGTCACTGGGCATAACCTAGTGGTGGATGGTGGTGTCCTAGCTAAATAA